gagtttctcccatccttctctgcagatcctctctagctctgtcaggttggatggggaacatcactgcacagctattttcacgtctctccaAAGATGCTAGATTGtgctcaagtccgggctctggctgggccactgaaagacattcagagacttgtcctgaagccactcctgtgttttcttggttgtgtgcttaacttgttatggctgcaatcccactaccgggatcgatatgacaactaccagtgaaaatagagggcgccaaattcaaaccacagaaatctcataattacaattcctaaaacatacatgtgttttatatcattttaaagctattctcattgttaatcccaccaaagtgtccaatttcaaataggcttttcagcgaaagcactgaaaacgattatgttaggtctccaccaaaccacaataagcacagccattttccagctaaATATAGCAttcaaaatatagcattcacaaaaagcataaataaagatattatcttcatcagatgacactcataagacttcatgttacacaatacatgcatgttttgtttgattaagttcatatttatatcagaaaatctgagtttacattggcgcgttagattcactagttccaaaaacatcaagtgattttgtatagccacatcgtttcaacagaaatactcatcataaatgtagatgataatacaagttatacacatggaattatagatatacctctccttaatgcaaccgctgtgtcagatttaaaaaaagtttacggaaaaagcaacccatgcaataatctgagacggcgctcagaacagtagccaaattagcctTCATGTTGGAGtaaacagaaaccagaaaatacatgataaatgtttccttacctttgatgaacttcgtcagaatgcagtcctagaaatcccaggtccacaataaatgcttgatttgttcgaaaatgtccgttatttatgtccaattagctactttggttagggcgtttggtaaacaattccaaagtcacaaagcgcgtccactataacgtgacgaaatgtccaaaagttccgtaacagtcagtagaaacatgtcaaacgatgtactgaatcaatctttagaatgttgtttacatatatcttgaataacgttctaaccggagaattagaattacttcagatgagcggtggaacgcaagtccttcccctgtgaacgcgccttgtgaaagcatggtccacttatggctgtggtgactatttcctgtgtcaatcgaccccccttcacattagaatCATCCGACAAAGTTATattgactgctgacatctagtggaaggcgtaggaagtgaaaactcatccatatctcgctccAGAAAagaaaacaggaagtggaatttctcaggtttttgcctgctatatgagttatgttatactcacagacataattcaaacagttttagaaacttcagagtgtttcctatccaatactaataatatgccaattttagcaactatgactgagcaGCAGGtggtttgatatgggcacctttcatccgagctactcaatactgcccctgcagccataagaagttgtCCTGTTGGAcagtgaacctttgccccagtctgagatccttagcgctctggagcaggtatttcatcaaggatctctctgcaatTTGCTGCGTtaatatttccctcgatcctgaatagtctcccagtccctgctgctgaaaaacatccccacagcatgatgctgccaccaccatgcttcaccgtagggatggtgccaggtttcctccagacgtgactcttggcattcaggccaatgagttcaatcttggtttcatcaagccagagaatcttgtttctcattgttttAGAGTCCTTGAGGTGCCTTTCGTAAAAATCCAgcaggctttcatgtgccttttactgaggagtggcttccatctggccactctaccgtaaaggtctgattggtggagtgttgcagagatggttgtccttctggaaagttctcccatctccacagaggaactttggagctctgtcagagtgaccaaggcccttctcacccagtcgctcagtttggccgggtgaccagctctagaaagagtattccatttaagaatgatggaggccactgtgttcttagggaccttcaatgctgcagatattttttggtacccttccccagatctgtgcctcgacacaatcctgtctcggagctctaaggacaattccttcaacctcagtgcttggtttttgctctgacatgcactagaGAGAATAAAGTAGATGGCACATGTCAAACGTTTGATTTATGACCCTATGTCCGGATGACGTGTGCATGCCCATATTTGGGCATCCGGTCAGAACATCCTGGCGGgaaaatatcacttgattatggACATCCTGTCAGgacatcctgttcctgttctcACGCCTTAGAGTGAGTGTTAATTTATGTATATAATGCATCTATTCCTTTGAAGATGTCATGATGATTGATGTCTAGGGACCTCGTTGAACTGGGGGGGGATGTGTTTGAACATTTCAAAGAGTATGGCCCCACTGTATTTTATTGCccttagggttgttgtctatgaagcaggaatgtctgggagggggagtgtgtgtgtatgtgtgtgtgtgtgtgtgtgtgtgtgtgtgtgtgcctctctctctacaggggtGTTAGAAACAAGCTCCCTTCTCATTGTGTACATTTCAAGCTTTCAACAACAATAAAACAACCATCTAAATAATGTTTCTCGGCCTAACACACTGTTGAGTTTCCTATTTAGTTCTCTTTATTGGTACATGCACCAAGCTTCCAGGTGGCCCCAGCCTATGGATGTTCGGTGCATGTACACCGGGGGGATTTTGAAAgaggtagggttaaggttaatagGTTTAGGGGTTAATAACTTTAGGGAAACCACATTTCACACTATGTACAGACATAGAGAGCCAACACATCAAGGTGTAACAGGGATGAATGGATATTCAATGTACAACAGTAGTCTTCTGTAACAAGCAATACGTGTTAAATATGTGTCACAGTCAATCATGACAGCCTCTTTTTGAAAGGCCTTTACTTATTCATTTTCTACCTTCTTATTAATTAATGCTGTGGGATAAATCAGGTGTTTCTTGGTgggcttaaacaaatctactgtgAAACAAAAGTGTACACTTTACACACATGTTTATTGACTTAAAAAAAGTCCACAGTAACATGACCGATATAGTAGAGATGCTACAAAAATCTGTTAGTTCGAATGTATTTTCCAAAGCCTGTCTGGATGTGAACGACTTTATGCCTGGAAAACTTACGGAGCTGGGGCTTGGGTGGAATTGGAAACGGACGTGTGTCAAAACCAGGCCCTTTATCTGTAAGAAAGGAATAGTAAAAATGTTtaattataacatgttttaaaagGTCTGTACTGGGAAAATGGGCATGTGCGTTTCAAAACAATGTCTTATTTTATACGAATACAGGCTTTCCTACAACAGATAGTTATAAACATTTAAAGGTTATTAAAAGTGTAGTACTGTGTCTGGTAATGATGTATAACTGTTGTACAACAATGTTTAAACATAAAAACATTATTGCATGTTTCAATATTGGGCAGTAAAATTGGTTAATTATAGCGTGTTTTAAAAGGTCTGTACTAAAtatttaaaattaaataaatggTTTTAAAGAGGTATCTCACCTTTAACAAAGGGGCTCTATCATCATGCATGTCTCGGAGATGTCATGCATGTCTGAAAAGACGTGCGGGTGTGCCGGgccaggaggtgtgtgtgtttccaaaacaaaggtgtgggggtgtgtgtctctgcatgGGTCGTTTGAAACCAAAAAGGTGCGTGAGGCTGTTTTAGAATTGGGTGTGCGTCTCTTAAAATGGGTGCTTTTAATTCATTAACACACATGCctttcaaatccaaatgtatCTCACCCCAGAGGATGTGGGGGCTAAAAAGTCAAACAGCTCAGACAGCTGCCACCGAGTGGcccagccccgaagctagccttgagccaggcccatctcccggcctgCTCAGTGGACCCTATGATGCCTCCCAGACTCTTCACTAAGACGATTAGAAGccactacatcaccggattcctgccgtaagctctggacctttgcaccggattggctatagtggctaacgcccttgTCCCGAAGTGAGCAAACAAAATTACtccagctacaatacctcttttgccaattggcctggaccctttgtcgacacggagccccgccgatccatcacgactggtctgccgacgtaaatTCATCCGATGTGCCCTCAACCGGCCTTTGCCGGATGTCGGTGACgcccttgtcccgaagctagcaccagttagcctcgagccaggcgcatctcccggctagcgtAGTAATGACTACTTAACCGCTTCCCTGTTTCATATATtcctgttcactggaccctatgatcacttggctacatagctgatgcctgctagactgttcattaatcacgttactcaatttattttttaattaaaaaaaaaaaatctgtcggccccagcctcgaattcaggccctgtgtgtagttaactgagcCTCTCTGCCAATGCATCGGCATTTTACcagttgttgttgtcttagctgatgaactgttgttgtcttacccgttgttgtcttcgCTTGCTCTCCCagtcaacacctgtgattgctttatgcctcgttTTATGTCCCTctctgtcaatatgccttgtaaactgttgtttagggtagttatcattgttttattttactgcggagcccctagtccaaCTGaactcagagttcagtgtgtcaaataggagggcctgttgtccggacctctggcagtctctatgggggtgccacagggttaaattttcgggccgactcttttctctgtatatatcaatgatgtcgctcttgctgcgggggattccttgatccacctctacgcagacgacaccattctgtatacatctggcccttctttggacactgttaacaaacctccaaatgtgcttcaatgccatacaacactccttctgtggcctcccaactgctcttaaatgcaagtaaaactaaatgcatgctcttcaactgatcaaTGTCCGTACCCACCCGCCCGtcgagcatcactactctggacggttctaacctagaatatgtggacatctataagtacctaggtgactggctagactgcaaactctccttccagactcatatcaaacatctccaatctaaaatcaaatctagagtcggctttctattccgcaacaaagcctccttcactcacgctgccaaacttaccctagtaaaactgactatcctactgatcctcgacttcggcgatgtcatctacaaaatagcttccaatactctactcagcaaactggatgcagtttatcacagtgccatccgttttgttactaaagcaccttataccacccaccactgcgacctgtatgctctagtcggctggccctcgctacatattcgtcgccagacccactggctccaggtcatctacaagtccatgctaggtaaagctccgccttatctcagttcactggtcacgatggcaacacccatccgcagcactcgctccagcaggtgtatcacACTGATcatccgcctttccttccagttctctgctgcctttgactggaacgaattgcaaaaattgctgaagttggagacttatctccctcaccaactttaaacatctgctatctgaacagctaaccgatcgctgcagctgtacatagtccattggtAAATAGCCTTCCCAatatacctacctcatccccatactatttttatttaattatttatttatttacttttctgctctttttcacaccagtatctctacctgcacctaacaacaacatagacctactgtaggacccataacttcacctaacaacaacatagacctactgttgggcccataacttcacctaacaacaacatatacCTACTGTAGGACCCCAACTTCACCTATGATGTGATGTTTATCATTTGACTGGCATTCAGAAAATGatttcctggatcagctgatgataGTTGAACATGTAAATAAGAAGACTGCTACAGTTTTAAGAATGACGTGTAATTTTTTAAGAACTGCGTTAATGACAGTTTCCATTTGGGTGTTGTCAATAAAGTtaagatgtttttatttttttattttttttatttcaccagataggccagttgagaacaagttctcatttacaactgcaacctggcaaagataaagaaaagcagtgtgacacaaacaacaacacagagttacacatggaataaacaaatgtacagtcaataacaacagaaatatctatatacagtgtgtgcaaatggagtaaggaggtaaggcaagtAGGTTAATTGTAATTACTAAGCTACTGTGGCCTAAGTAAATAAAACatgtggatgaggtaggtagttggatgagctatttacagatgggctgtgtacagctgcagcgatcggtaagctgcacAGATAGCTGATGCCTAAAGTTAGTGAGGAAGTTATGTGTCCAACTTCAGCGAGTttcgcaattcgttccagtcattggcagcagagaactggaaggaaaggcggccaaaggacgtgttggctttggggatgaccagtgagatatacctgctggagcgcgtgctacgtgttgctatggtgaccagtgagctgagttaaggcggagctttacctagcaaaaacgtatagatgacctggagccagtgggtttggcgacgaatatgtagcaagggccagccgacgggagcatacaggtcacagtggtgggtggtatatggggctttggtgacaaaacggacagagacttatttctggagagtgtcatttttaaaattagtagttcgaactgtttgggtatggacctggaaagtatgacattactttgcaggctatctctgcatatgactgcaactcctccccctttggcagttctatcttgtcagaaaatgttatagttgggtatggaaatctccgaATTTTTgctggccttcctgagccaggattcagacacggcaaggacatcagggttggcagagtgtgctcaaacaaacttagggatgaggcttctgatgttgacatgcatgaaaccaaggctttttcaatcacagaagtcaacaaatgagggtgcctggggacatgcagggcctgggtttacctctgGCACACTGCTTCAAGTTTCAACAACATGAATAACTTATTTCTAGCCTACAATCATCGATGTcactactaatgtgaaaacaagaccAAATTTGACTTCTTGCTCATTTTAAGACAATTGTCAAATACTTTTTACATTCATTACAGACTGGCTACGCTATTGGCCATACCTTTTACAATGGATTTccgctgttgtgggcctttaatcatctgtctgactttgttgttcacacaggagataGAACTGACTACCATGGGTCCTCTGAggagcctcaacaacctcatgatgctgacaaggcagagaagagtctctccacatcagaacacctcaagaaacacgagcagagATCCACAGGGAATAAATCTCACTGCTGCTctgaatgtgggaagagattcacctcCTCAGCAGGcattaaaattcatcagagaatccacacaggagagaaaccttttacctgtactcaatgtgggaagagttttacaaCATCTGGCCatctgactctacaccagagaacacacacaggagagaaaccttatagctgtggtcaatgtgggaaaaGTTTTTCCTCATCTAGCAGTCTCACtcaacaccagagaatacacacaggagagaaaccttatagctgtgggcaatgtgggaagagttttggtcaatctggcgatctgacagtgcaccagagaatacatacaggacagaaaccttatagctgtgatcaatgtgccAAGAGTTTTGTTGGATCTGGTCTGCTGAcattacaccagagaacacacacaggagagaaaccttatagctgtaatcaatgtgagAAGAGTTTTAATACATCTGGCCATCTTGTTGTACACCAAAGaacacacacgggagagaaaccttacagctgtgatcaatgtgggaagagttttactcagctaaGCAACCTGatttcacaccagagaacacacacgggagataaatcttatagctgtgatcaatgtgggaagagttttactcagccaAGCAACCTGACacgacaccagagaacacacacgggagagaaaccgtataactgtgatcaatgtgggaagtttttttttacatctagCCATCTGaagatacaccagagaacacacacaggagagaaaccgtatagctgtgatcaatgtgggaagagttttgttactTCTGGCCAGCTGActttacaccagagaacacacacgggagagaaaccttatagctgtgatcaatgtgggaagagttttactacatctagcaatctgactatacaccagagaacacacacaggagttaAAGGTTATAGCTGTGACCAGAGATAATCTGATTAAAGATCTCTAATCAAATATtagaaaatacatacatgaaggagttgtttcatgatTTCAATGAATTAATGTCACAATTTAGAAagttttttacattgtagaaggagttttttaatgatgtcacaatgtagaacccTAAACGTTTGCCccctgttctattgatttcagcatgatatggatattagcccCAGGGGAAAATTCTaggctctgaattgaaagagTTCTATTTATATGATTTAACAAAAATTgactaacaaaaaaaaaactgtgttACTCACCACGTTGGTGACCCACTggaatcaaaatgcaacacttcaaaatgtagctagATGTTTTTTAcaaattgtcctctaaccagtgatgtacacatttttcccagattccgtgtggtttttgagctgttagttttaacaggacgtgcaacctcatctctctcctctcgcacaattgatttcaacatgatatcGATGAGTTATGACAAATAAGTGTTGTGTTCCTTTGTTTAGCGACCCCTACATTTAAATGCATCactccaaaatgtagctgactgtcttctgcaggttgtcctctaaccagtgaggtaaaatatatctcccaattccatgttttttttgttgtgttagtttcaacagtaCGTACAACCTGATTTAATAAATACAAGAAATATGATTATTGTGGCAGATGTTTGTGTAAATCGCACATGTTATGTTTAGGTTTTCAATTTATCCcaaactgtttctgcatattggttattgatttggacatGTTAAAACTGTGTTTTGACAGTGGCCTATCCCATCTAGCAAAATGTCGTTGAAAATATGACTATGCAACCAAATAGTTCATATTTACATTTCGTGTAACATTTAGTAGTGATATTTATTCATGCAACCAACTGACAGTTTTTTGGGTACAATTATATTGACATTGTTACCCTGCTTTTAGAATATCAGGGTTATTTCTCAGATGTGCCAACCCAAATGTACTAGAGCATGACATTGGGGACCTTGCCCCGATCCAACAACATGCCTATCGAGTGAACCCTGAAAAAAGAGAGAAGCTCCGCAGTGAGGTGGAAAGTTACTACGGATAATGCAGGAGTTTCCTCTTGAAATCAGACATGTCTGTGGTAAGGACAACTTGGTTTCTGATTGTCTCAAGGGTGGGCAGTCAAAAAGTTTTGTGTTTAGCCAGGGAGTTGCCATGGATTACAATTTATTTTGACTGCACGTTTTTCCGCATTTGGAGATTTATTTTTGTTTGGGCTCGTTCCGAggggacgagagttctagaagctagtgagttttaggaagacgagagttctgGAAGAACtggagtaaaaaaataaaaataagattgtagaaaaatatatatatttagaaatgtgttttttcctgtttttaattgttgacagTCAGTGGACACCATGTTTATATTGGTAAAGCATTTGTAGTTGATTTATAATGTGAAATGcaagttgttttctgttggtggtgagcAAACTTGTCCAACTTAGCTTAGTAtagtttttcttttgtttgcctcttcctgggcagatttagtgggtctcattgtgggtgtcttttaggtcccaaTTGTTGTTACTAGTCAATTTTCAGTGGACACCCtcagtgtctttcagaacccctccaaaaaaacaagcttatattttgggttggaTATTGCATACGATTAATATTTTAATCAATGGAATTTCCTTAGGGTGCTCGTTATTCTTCTGTTGTGTactaaatatgtttt
This sequence is a window from Oncorhynchus mykiss isolate Arlee chromosome 13, USDA_OmykA_1.1, whole genome shotgun sequence. Protein-coding genes within it:
- the LOC110487383 gene encoding zinc finger protein 501 isoform X2, giving the protein MLTSPTMSSLSYSPPDKEEVCWTEKETLVKEEDEEEAVTIQKQVEGEAVTVKEEEKDVSVKEEEDAFRVKEEEDDTVKEEKEKDSVFGVKEEGEMTVTLEEEEEVGDLFNTRDRTDYHGSSEEPQQPHDADKAEKSLSTSEHLKKHEQRSTGNKSHCCSECGKRFTSSAGIKIHQRIHTGEKPFTCTQCGKSFTTSGHLTLHQRTHTGEKPYSCGQCGKSFSSSSSLTQHQRIHTGEKPYSCGQCGKSFGQSGDLTVHQRIHTGQKPYSCDQCAKSFVGSGLLTLHQRTHTGEKPYSCNQCEKSFNTSGHLVVHQRTHTGEKPYSCDQCGKSFTQLSNLISHQRTHTGDKSYSCDQCGKSFTQPSNLTRHQRTHTGEKPYNCDQCGKFFFTSSHLKIHQRTHTGEKPYSCDQCGKSFVTSGQLTLHQRTHTGEKPYSCDQCGKSFTTSSNLTIHQRTHTGVKGYSCDQR